A genome region from Bradyrhizobium commune includes the following:
- a CDS encoding dienelactone hydrolase family protein, which produces MAQELVRFESAPVRVGQLQQRLARERGEAPKTADTIEGYLAKPEGDGPFAAIVSLHGCDGLSKDDRKSIAQSVTGLGYVSLAVDSFATRGIKDACTKPMPALMLARQGDALGALSYLSKLPFVDPQRIAVLGGSMGATVALELASPHHVETFDAPRDLKFKAAVAYFPACGFASEELVVSTLILIGELDDWLPARDCELWMKRRADRGAPVKLVVYPGAYHAFSVPAFADGREMYGHWLKYDAEAARKAVEETQSFLSVQFSR; this is translated from the coding sequence ATGGCACAAGAGTTGGTCAGGTTCGAAAGTGCTCCAGTCCGCGTTGGCCAGCTCCAGCAGCGCTTGGCGCGTGAGCGTGGCGAAGCCCCGAAGACGGCGGATACGATCGAGGGCTACCTCGCGAAACCTGAGGGCGACGGCCCATTCGCAGCCATTGTGTCTCTCCATGGATGCGATGGACTTTCGAAAGATGACCGAAAGTCCATCGCTCAATCCGTGACCGGTTTGGGGTATGTGTCACTTGCAGTCGATAGCTTTGCGACCCGTGGCATCAAGGACGCCTGCACCAAACCGATGCCTGCCCTGATGCTTGCCCGCCAAGGGGATGCCTTAGGCGCTCTATCCTATCTTTCCAAACTTCCTTTTGTCGATCCTCAACGTATCGCTGTCCTTGGAGGATCGATGGGTGCAACGGTTGCGCTGGAATTAGCGTCGCCCCACCACGTGGAAACATTCGACGCTCCTCGGGATCTAAAGTTCAAGGCCGCGGTGGCCTATTTTCCGGCGTGCGGCTTTGCTTCCGAGGAACTCGTCGTTTCCACATTAATCCTGATCGGCGAACTCGACGACTGGTTGCCTGCGAGGGACTGCGAACTCTGGATGAAGAGGCGGGCCGACAGGGGTGCACCCGTTAAGCTGGTCGTCTATCCCGGTGCCTATCACGCCTTTAGCGTCCCGGCTTTCGCCGACGGCAGGGAAATGTACGGGCACTGGCTCAAGTACGATGCGGAAGCGGCCAGGAAGGCAGTCGAGGAGACGCAGAGTTTCCTCTCTGTTCAATTCTCCCGTTGA
- a CDS encoding putative bifunctional diguanylate cyclase/phosphodiesterase — protein sequence MRTQSTTIFARLFAGDLSVFGGPATDEAIAGHIRAEQMSLVLGYSVGIMLANACNAAVLVVALRHSPDWTFALGWAVVVAGAAITFGLQSHAARRITKPQFVSRRAMHRLVRNASMLGAAWGIVPVAFFANASAGGQLVITCLCSGMLAGGALAFATIPIAAIAFTTPIFIGIAICLSRDGDPAYVLMAVLVVVYGTVLLRAVFVNSFAFARRVIRQIEAERTVRQDPLTHLPNRFAFNETLDGALKRLALSGEEFAVLLLDLDRFKEVNDRFGHPAGDEFLVQVANRLQRCTRAAEHVARIGGDEFALVMANLARPEDALDIAERFVASFTEPFLIEGCEIVGATSVGIVLAPRDGTTPLDIMKNADAALYRAKKAGPGTVCFFEEADDKASRDRKALQADLAGAVARDELFLVFQPFLDLDDNRITGFEALLRWQHPSRGLVPPSEFIPIAEETGLIHEIGEWVIRRACATLAHWPEDIRVAVNFSAAQFHSAGILQTIVQALADAKVAPHRLEIEITESMLLSKYGSAASILNALLQLGATVALDDFGTGFSSLTYLRKLPFSRIKIDQSFIRDMLVQPDCAAIVKSVISLARDLQIGVVAEGVETADQLEYLRQFSCDEVQGYLIGRPVSAVDVLALLETRKFRAIYAA from the coding sequence ATGCGGACTCAATCGACCACCATTTTCGCGCGGCTGTTTGCCGGCGATCTGTCCGTCTTCGGCGGTCCTGCAACCGACGAGGCGATTGCCGGTCATATCCGCGCCGAACAGATGTCGCTGGTGCTCGGCTATTCCGTCGGCATCATGCTGGCGAACGCCTGCAACGCCGCCGTGCTCGTGGTGGCGCTGCGGCACTCGCCGGACTGGACATTCGCGCTGGGCTGGGCCGTCGTCGTGGCCGGTGCGGCCATCACCTTCGGCCTGCAATCGCATGCCGCGCGGCGCATCACCAAGCCACAATTCGTCTCGCGCCGGGCCATGCACCGGCTGGTGCGCAACGCATCCATGCTCGGGGCCGCCTGGGGCATCGTGCCGGTCGCCTTCTTCGCGAATGCCTCCGCCGGCGGACAACTTGTCATCACCTGCCTCTGCTCCGGCATGCTGGCCGGCGGCGCACTGGCCTTTGCCACCATCCCGATCGCGGCCATCGCGTTCACGACGCCCATCTTCATCGGCATCGCGATCTGTCTCAGCCGCGACGGCGACCCGGCCTATGTGCTGATGGCCGTGCTGGTGGTGGTCTACGGCACCGTTCTGCTGCGCGCCGTGTTCGTCAATTCGTTCGCGTTTGCCCGGCGCGTGATCCGGCAGATCGAGGCCGAGCGCACGGTGCGGCAGGATCCGCTCACGCACCTGCCCAACCGCTTCGCCTTCAACGAGACGCTCGATGGCGCGCTCAAGCGCCTGGCGCTGTCCGGCGAGGAATTCGCCGTGCTGCTGCTCGATCTCGATCGCTTCAAGGAGGTCAACGACCGCTTCGGCCATCCCGCCGGCGACGAATTCCTGGTCCAGGTCGCGAACCGCCTGCAACGCTGCACCCGCGCGGCCGAGCATGTCGCGCGCATCGGCGGCGACGAGTTCGCGCTGGTGATGGCCAATCTGGCCCGCCCCGAAGATGCGCTCGACATCGCCGAGCGCTTTGTCGCGTCCTTTACCGAGCCGTTCCTGATCGAGGGCTGCGAGATCGTCGGCGCAACCAGCGTCGGCATCGTGCTGGCGCCGCGCGACGGCACCACGCCGCTCGACATCATGAAGAACGCCGACGCCGCGCTCTACCGCGCCAAGAAGGCGGGACCCGGCACGGTCTGCTTCTTCGAGGAGGCCGACGACAAGGCCTCGCGCGACCGCAAGGCGCTGCAAGCGGACCTCGCCGGCGCCGTCGCGCGCGACGAGCTGTTCCTGGTGTTCCAGCCGTTCCTCGATCTCGACGACAACCGCATCACCGGCTTCGAGGCGCTGTTGCGCTGGCAGCATCCGTCGCGCGGCCTGGTGCCGCCGAGCGAGTTCATTCCGATCGCCGAGGAGACCGGCCTGATCCACGAGATCGGCGAATGGGTGATCCGCCGCGCCTGCGCGACGCTTGCCCATTGGCCGGAAGACATCCGGGTCGCCGTGAATTTTTCGGCCGCGCAGTTTCACAGTGCCGGCATCCTCCAGACCATCGTGCAGGCGCTCGCCGACGCCAAGGTCGCCCCGCACCGGCTCGAGATCGAAATCACGGAATCGATGCTGCTGTCGAAATACGGCTCCGCCGCCTCGATCCTGAATGCGCTGCTGCAGCTCGGCGCCACGGTGGCGCTCGACGATTTCGGCACCGGCTTCTCGTCGCTGACGTACTTGCGCAAGCTGCCGTTCAGCCGCATCAAGATCGACCAGTCCTTCATCCGCGACATGCTGGTGCAGCCCGACTGCGCCGCGATCGTGAAGTCGGTGATCTCGCTCGCGCGGGACTTGCAAATCGGCGTGGTCGCCGAAGGCGTCGAGACCGCCGACCAGCTCGAATATCTGCGGCAGTTCAGTTGCGATGAGGTGCAGGGCTATCTGATCGGCCGGCCGGTATCGGCGGTGGACGTTCTGGCGCTGCTCGAGACGAGGAAGTTTCGGGCGATTTACGCGGCCTAG
- a CDS encoding GMC family oxidoreductase produces the protein MNANSSLAPSDPEFDYIIVGAGSAGCVLANRLSANGRHSVLLLEAGPKDSNIWIHVPLGYGKLFKEKTVNWMYQTEPEPELKGRQVFQPRGKTLGGSSSINGLLYVRGQHEDYDRWRQHGNAGWGYDDVLPYFKKAENQTRGADRYHGTGGPLPVSNMVVTDPLSKGFIDAAVETGLPYNPDFNGATQEGVGLFQTTTHNGRRASTAMAYLGPAKTRGNLKVETEALGQRVLFEGRRAVGVEYRQGANVRRARARKEIVLSSGAYNSPQLLQLSGVGPGDLLRKHGIDVVLDAQGVGHDLQDHMQIRIVMRCSQKITLNDTVNNPLRRTLAGARYALFRKGWLTIAAGTAGAFFKTNPRLASPDVQVHFLPFSTDKMGEKLHDFSGFTASICQLRPESRGSLRIKSADPTVPPEIRINYMSTETDRTTNVEAIKILRKILNAPAMKPFVTGEYDPGAKVSTDAEILDYCRDRGSTIYHPTSTCRMGNDALAVVDQRLKVRGLEGLRVVDGSIMPDLVSGNTNAPIIMIAEKASDMILEDAR, from the coding sequence ATGAACGCAAATTCCTCCCTCGCGCCGTCAGATCCCGAATTCGACTACATCATCGTCGGCGCCGGCTCCGCCGGCTGCGTGCTCGCCAACCGTCTGTCGGCGAACGGCAGGCACAGTGTGCTGCTGCTCGAGGCGGGCCCCAAGGACTCCAACATCTGGATCCACGTGCCGCTCGGCTACGGCAAGCTATTCAAGGAAAAGACCGTCAACTGGATGTACCAGACCGAGCCGGAGCCCGAGCTGAAGGGCCGTCAGGTGTTCCAGCCACGCGGCAAGACGCTGGGCGGATCGAGCTCGATCAACGGCCTGCTTTATGTCCGCGGCCAGCACGAGGACTATGATCGCTGGCGCCAGCACGGCAATGCCGGCTGGGGTTATGACGATGTGCTGCCCTATTTCAAGAAGGCCGAGAACCAGACGCGCGGCGCCGATCGATATCACGGCACCGGTGGTCCGCTGCCGGTCTCGAACATGGTGGTGACCGATCCGCTGTCGAAAGGCTTTATCGACGCTGCCGTCGAGACCGGTCTGCCCTACAATCCTGATTTCAACGGCGCCACGCAGGAAGGCGTCGGCCTGTTCCAGACCACGACGCACAACGGCCGCCGCGCCTCGACGGCGATGGCCTATCTCGGGCCTGCAAAGACGCGCGGCAATCTCAAGGTTGAAACCGAAGCGCTCGGCCAGCGCGTGCTGTTCGAGGGTCGCCGCGCGGTCGGCGTCGAGTACCGGCAGGGCGCAAATGTGCGCCGCGCGCGGGCGCGGAAGGAAATCGTGCTGTCGAGCGGCGCCTACAACTCGCCGCAGCTCTTGCAGCTCTCCGGCGTCGGCCCCGGCGATCTCCTGCGCAAGCACGGCATTGACGTGGTCCTCGACGCGCAAGGCGTCGGCCACGATCTCCAGGACCACATGCAGATCCGCATCGTGATGCGCTGCTCGCAGAAGATCACGCTGAACGACACCGTCAACAATCCGCTCCGCCGTACGCTCGCCGGCGCGCGCTATGCGCTGTTCCGAAAGGGCTGGCTGACGATCGCGGCGGGCACCGCGGGCGCGTTCTTCAAGACCAATCCACGGCTGGCCTCGCCCGACGTCCAGGTTCACTTCCTGCCGTTCTCGACCGACAAGATGGGCGAGAAGCTGCATGATTTTTCCGGCTTCACCGCGTCGATCTGCCAGCTCCGCCCCGAAAGCCGCGGCTCCTTGCGCATCAAGAGCGCGGACCCGACCGTGCCGCCGGAAATCCGCATCAACTACATGTCGACCGAGACCGACCGCACCACCAACGTCGAAGCCATCAAGATCCTGCGCAAGATCCTGAACGCGCCGGCGATGAAGCCGTTCGTGACTGGCGAGTACGATCCCGGGGCGAAGGTATCCACGGACGCCGAGATTCTGGATTATTGCCGCGACCGCGGCAGCACCATCTACCATCCGACCTCGACCTGTCGTATGGGCAACGACGCGCTCGCGGTGGTCGACCAGCGGCTGAAGGTGCGAGGCCTCGAAGGTCTCCGGGTGGTCGATGGGTCGATCATGCCGGACCTGGTGTCGGGGAACACCAACGCGCCGATCATCATGATCGCGGAGAAGGCCTCCGACATGATATTGGAGGATGCGCGGTAA
- a CDS encoding PDR/VanB family oxidoreductase, with translation MRFIETWTPATLVATRDLAPGIREFLIRPDQFDGAAYPVGSHINVSVPIDGQPETRSYSLVGEASPRGLRIAVRRAEDSRGGSRYMWQLAPGARLDITQPSSLLAVDWTRETYCLVAGGIGITPIFGAAQALARRGANITLHYAVRSRSEAAYLDDLAAMLGDRLVVHASDEGRRLDLDALFASLPKAALALFCGPMRMLDAARHAWIGAGHPLPDLRYETFGSSGTLPTETFRVRLKGSDVELEIPRERSMLDVLNASGHEVMYDCKRGECGLCAIDVVAVDGEIDHRDVFFSDHQKQSNAKICACVSRARGTITVDTLLRADAI, from the coding sequence ATGCGCTTCATCGAAACCTGGACTCCGGCCACGCTCGTCGCGACCCGCGACCTCGCCCCCGGCATCCGCGAATTCCTGATTAGGCCCGATCAGTTCGACGGCGCCGCCTATCCGGTCGGCAGCCACATCAATGTCAGCGTCCCCATCGATGGCCAGCCGGAGACGCGCTCCTATTCGCTGGTCGGCGAGGCCTCGCCGCGCGGCTTGCGGATCGCAGTGCGCCGCGCTGAGGATTCCCGCGGCGGCTCGCGCTACATGTGGCAGCTCGCGCCCGGCGCGCGGCTCGACATCACGCAACCGTCGTCGCTCCTCGCCGTCGACTGGACGCGCGAAACCTATTGCCTGGTTGCCGGCGGCATCGGCATCACGCCGATTTTCGGGGCCGCGCAGGCGCTGGCGCGGCGCGGGGCAAATATCACGCTGCACTATGCCGTGCGTTCGCGGAGCGAGGCCGCCTATCTCGACGATCTCGCCGCGATGCTTGGTGACCGCCTGGTGGTCCATGCCAGCGACGAAGGCCGGCGGCTCGATCTCGACGCGCTGTTCGCCTCATTGCCGAAAGCCGCGCTCGCGCTGTTCTGCGGCCCGATGCGGATGCTCGATGCCGCCCGCCACGCCTGGATTGGCGCCGGCCACCCGCTTCCCGATCTCCGCTACGAGACCTTCGGCTCCAGCGGCACGCTGCCGACCGAGACGTTTCGCGTCCGCCTGAAGGGCTCCGATGTCGAGCTCGAGATCCCGCGCGAGCGCTCGATGCTGGACGTGCTCAACGCCAGCGGCCACGAGGTGATGTACGACTGCAAGCGCGGCGAATGCGGCCTCTGCGCCATCGACGTCGTCGCCGTCGACGGCGAGATCGATCATCGCGACGTCTTCTTCAGCGATCATCAGAAGCAAAGCAACGCGAAGATCTGCGCCTGCGTCTCTCGCGCGCGGGGCACGATCACGGTGGACACGCTGCTGCGGGCGGATGCGATCTGA
- a CDS encoding TetR/AcrR family transcriptional regulator — protein sequence MAKQAERRAATTEAILNAARRLFGSRGFAATTMDEVAEGAHVAKGAVYHHFKTKEAVFEAVFDLVSRDLVAEIDRTARAEKDVLAAMVAGTQHYFAATAKGPTGQIILRDGPAVLGWERWREIDAQHFGGKMPRALAVAMEAGLIAKQPVEPLARLLLGAVTEAAVACAGRADIARAGAEYARAFKSLVEALRLRA from the coding sequence ATGGCGAAACAGGCGGAGCGGCGGGCGGCGACAACAGAGGCGATCCTTAACGCGGCGCGCCGCCTGTTCGGGAGCCGCGGTTTTGCCGCGACCACCATGGACGAGGTCGCGGAAGGAGCCCACGTCGCCAAGGGCGCGGTCTATCATCACTTCAAGACCAAGGAGGCGGTGTTCGAAGCGGTGTTCGACCTGGTCTCGCGCGATCTCGTCGCGGAGATCGACCGCACCGCGCGCGCCGAGAAGGACGTGCTGGCGGCGATGGTCGCCGGCACCCAGCATTATTTCGCCGCCACCGCCAAGGGCCCGACCGGCCAGATCATCCTGCGCGACGGCCCCGCCGTGCTCGGCTGGGAGCGCTGGCGCGAGATCGACGCGCAGCATTTTGGCGGAAAAATGCCGCGCGCGCTCGCGGTGGCGATGGAGGCCGGCCTCATTGCAAAGCAGCCGGTCGAGCCGCTGGCGCGGCTATTGCTCGGCGCGGTGACGGAAGCCGCGGTCGCCTGCGCCGGACGCGCCGATATCGCAAGGGCGGGCGCGGAATATGCCCGTGCGTTCAAGTCGCTGGTCGAGGCGCTGCGTCTGCGCGCGTGA
- a CDS encoding GntR family transcriptional regulator, which yields MAEREVDRSVSQTVKAQLALRDQILAGSLRPGERISELQAVETTGASRTPVRMALVRLEEEGLLEAIPSGGFMVKAFSERDISDSIELRGTLEGLAARFAAERGVSARELEPLKECLAAIDELLRQVPISVDAFSSYVTLNARFHALLTELSRSPPLIRQIDRASALPFASPSGFVMAQSALPEAQQILIIGQEHHRVVIDAIENREGARAEAVMREHARLAVRNLRLALRNRTHLDLLPALALIKTATD from the coding sequence ATGGCCGAGCGCGAGGTCGACCGCTCCGTCTCGCAGACGGTGAAGGCGCAGCTCGCGCTGCGCGACCAGATCCTGGCGGGATCTTTGCGCCCCGGCGAACGCATCTCCGAGCTCCAGGCGGTCGAGACCACCGGCGCCTCGCGCACCCCGGTGCGCATGGCGCTGGTGCGGCTGGAGGAAGAGGGGCTGTTGGAGGCGATCCCCTCCGGCGGCTTCATGGTGAAAGCGTTCTCTGAGCGCGACATCTCCGATTCCATCGAGCTGCGCGGCACGCTGGAAGGCCTCGCCGCACGCTTCGCCGCCGAGCGCGGCGTCTCCGCGCGTGAGCTCGAGCCGCTGAAGGAATGCCTTGCCGCGATCGACGAATTGCTGCGCCAGGTGCCGATCTCGGTCGATGCCTTCTCGTCCTACGTCACGCTGAACGCGCGCTTCCACGCGCTGCTCACCGAATTGTCGCGCAGCCCGCCGCTGATCCGGCAGATCGATCGCGCCTCGGCGCTGCCGTTCGCATCCCCGAGCGGTTTTGTGATGGCGCAGTCAGCATTGCCGGAGGCGCAGCAGATCTTGATCATCGGGCAGGAACACCACCGTGTCGTGATCGACGCGATCGAGAACCGCGAGGGCGCCCGCGCCGAGGCCGTGATGCGCGAGCACGCACGGCTCGCCGTACGAAACTTGCGGCTGGCGCTGCGCAACCGCACCCATCTCGACCTCTTGCCGGCGCTTGCGCTGATCAAGACCGCAACCGATTGA
- a CDS encoding nuclear transport factor 2 family protein — protein sequence MPSRDIVEAFVKRLEDGDFVGAIEQFYTMDAATYENNAAPTVGRDRLAAKERGVLAAFKEVKAVRVGPSMIEGDHVATRWTFSFTNAEGTTRILDEIAWQTWRGDELIEERFYYDPKQLGR from the coding sequence ATGCCGAGCCGTGACATTGTCGAAGCGTTTGTAAAGCGGCTGGAGGACGGGGATTTCGTCGGCGCGATCGAGCAGTTCTATACGATGGATGCTGCCACCTACGAGAACAACGCCGCGCCGACGGTCGGGCGGGACAGACTGGCAGCGAAGGAGCGCGGCGTGCTGGCTGCCTTCAAGGAGGTCAAGGCCGTCCGTGTCGGGCCGAGCATGATCGAGGGCGATCATGTCGCGACACGCTGGACATTCAGCTTCACCAACGCGGAAGGCACGACGCGGATTCTGGATGAGATCGCGTGGCAGACCTGGCGGGGGGACGAGCTGATCGAGGAGCGGTTCTACTACGACCCGAAGCAGCTGGGGCGGTGA
- a CDS encoding SDR family NAD(P)-dependent oxidoreductase → MTTPKGTALITGASSGIGAVYADRLAKRGCDLILVARNQQRLTAVADKLRGETGRDVAVLSADLNEKAGLAKVEAVLRDNPAITMLVNNAGVGSVASILQADVDTMEAMIDLNVTALTRLTYAAAPAFVARGAGTIVNISSVVGIAVEALNGVYSASKSYVLSFGHSLQKDLADKGVRVQTVLPGATATEFWDVAGYPPQKTSEITMSAEDCVDAALAGLDAGELVTIPGLHDAQLWTRWEADRREISPKFRNAKPAPRYGIGSRATGVV, encoded by the coding sequence ATGACCACTCCCAAAGGCACCGCCCTGATCACCGGGGCATCGTCCGGCATCGGCGCGGTCTACGCCGATCGTCTCGCCAAACGCGGCTGCGACCTCATCCTGGTCGCGCGCAACCAGCAGCGGCTGACTGCGGTCGCCGACAAGCTTCGCGGCGAGACCGGTCGCGATGTCGCGGTGTTGTCCGCCGATCTGAATGAGAAGGCCGGCCTTGCGAAGGTCGAGGCGGTGCTGCGCGACAATCCAGCCATCACCATGCTCGTCAACAATGCGGGCGTCGGCTCCGTCGCGTCGATCCTTCAGGCCGACGTCGACACGATGGAGGCGATGATCGATCTGAACGTCACCGCACTCACCCGTCTCACCTATGCGGCTGCGCCGGCCTTCGTGGCCCGTGGCGCCGGGACGATCGTCAACATCTCCTCGGTGGTCGGCATCGCGGTCGAGGCGCTGAACGGCGTCTACAGCGCATCGAAATCCTATGTGCTGAGCTTCGGTCATTCGCTGCAAAAGGATTTGGCTGACAAGGGTGTGCGCGTGCAGACGGTGCTGCCCGGCGCGACCGCGACCGAGTTCTGGGACGTCGCCGGCTACCCGCCGCAGAAGACGTCCGAGATCACCATGTCTGCGGAAGACTGCGTCGACGCGGCGCTGGCCGGCCTCGACGCCGGTGAGCTCGTGACCATTCCGGGTCTGCATGACGCGCAATTGTGGACGCGCTGGGAAGCAGATCGCCGGGAGATATCGCCGAAGTTTCGCAATGCGAAGCCGGCACCGCGTTACGGCATCGGATCGCGCGCTACCGGCGTCGTCTGA
- a CDS encoding GlxA family transcriptional regulator — protein sequence MRDIAFVVYPGYSVMALAVVTAFEVANILADEPLYDLHFVSERGGKVKTSAGMMLDSEPFTDKPFDTLVIGGATTLVPLSPELIAFTKDAPKRHRRIAAVCTGAFVLAEAGLLNGRRATTHWMHARDMQRQFPDVKMDEDRIFINDGPIWTSAGMTAGIDLGLALIENDLGPELAKSVARKLVVYHRRGGGQSQFSALLELSPKSDRIQTALAYARDNLHKPLTVPELADAAHLSPRQFSRAFHAETGQSPAKAIENLRVEAARNLMEQSRHSIDIVARQTGFSDRDHMRRAFLRAFGQPPQVLRRHARLEAIDDPRPADNR from the coding sequence ATGCGCGACATCGCGTTCGTTGTGTACCCCGGCTATTCCGTGATGGCGCTGGCCGTCGTTACGGCGTTCGAGGTCGCCAACATTCTGGCTGACGAGCCGCTCTACGACCTCCACTTCGTCTCGGAGCGAGGGGGCAAGGTCAAAACCTCCGCCGGCATGATGCTCGACAGCGAGCCCTTTACCGACAAACCATTCGACACGCTCGTGATTGGCGGAGCGACGACCCTCGTCCCGTTGTCGCCCGAGTTGATCGCCTTTACGAAAGACGCACCCAAGCGGCACCGCCGCATCGCCGCGGTCTGCACCGGAGCTTTCGTGCTGGCAGAAGCCGGCCTGCTCAACGGACGACGCGCCACCACGCACTGGATGCACGCGCGGGACATGCAGCGCCAATTCCCCGACGTGAAGATGGATGAAGACCGCATCTTCATCAATGACGGGCCGATCTGGACGTCGGCGGGAATGACGGCCGGCATCGATCTCGGCCTGGCTTTGATCGAGAACGACCTTGGGCCGGAGCTGGCAAAATCCGTCGCCCGCAAGCTCGTGGTCTATCATCGGCGCGGCGGCGGACAGTCGCAGTTTTCGGCGTTGCTCGAGCTGTCGCCCAAGTCGGATCGCATTCAAACGGCGCTCGCCTATGCGCGGGACAATCTGCACAAGCCCCTGACCGTGCCCGAGCTCGCCGATGCGGCGCATCTCAGCCCGCGGCAGTTTAGCCGGGCATTCCACGCCGAAACCGGTCAGTCGCCGGCCAAGGCGATCGAAAATCTGAGGGTCGAGGCCGCACGCAATCTCATGGAGCAGAGCCGTCACTCGATCGACATCGTCGCGCGCCAGACCGGCTTCAGCGACCGCGACCACATGCGCCGCGCCTTCCTGAGGGCCTTCGGGCAGCCGCCACAGGTGCTGCGCCGTCACGCGCGGCTGGAAGCGATCGATGATCCGCGGCCTGCCGATAACAGATAG
- a CDS encoding aromatic ring-hydroxylating dioxygenase subunit alpha, with protein MTKPFPMNAWYAAAWDADVKAALLPRTICGKRVVMYRKADGAVTALEDACWHRLVPLSKGRLEGDTVVCGYHGLKYNAQGRCTFMPSQETINPSACVRAYPVVERHRYIWLWMGDPALADPALVPDMHWNHDPAWAGDGKTIRVNCDYRLVLDNLMDLTHETFVHGSSIGNDAVAEAPFDVTHGEKTVTVTRWMHGIEAPPFWAKQLGKSGLVDRWQIIRFEAPCTIAIDVGVAPAGTGAPEGDRSQGVNGFVLNTVTPETEKTCHYFWAFVRNYQLGEQRITTEIREGVSGIFHEDELILEAQQRAMDENPDRVFYNLNIDAGAMWTRKLIDKLVAKENTPQHLQAAE; from the coding sequence GTGACAAAACCATTCCCCATGAACGCCTGGTACGCCGCCGCCTGGGACGCCGACGTGAAGGCGGCGCTGCTGCCGCGCACGATCTGCGGCAAGCGTGTCGTGATGTACCGCAAGGCCGATGGCGCGGTGACCGCGCTGGAGGACGCCTGCTGGCACCGCCTGGTGCCGCTGTCCAAGGGCCGGCTCGAAGGCGACACCGTCGTCTGCGGCTATCACGGCCTCAAATACAACGCGCAGGGGCGCTGCACTTTCATGCCCTCGCAGGAGACCATCAACCCGTCGGCCTGCGTGCGCGCCTATCCCGTGGTCGAGCGTCACCGCTACATCTGGCTCTGGATGGGCGATCCGGCACTCGCCGATCCCGCCCTGGTCCCCGACATGCACTGGAACCACGACCCGGCCTGGGCCGGCGACGGCAAGACCATCCGCGTCAATTGCGACTACCGCCTCGTGCTCGACAATCTCATGGACCTCACCCACGAGACCTTCGTGCATGGCTCCTCCATCGGCAATGACGCGGTCGCCGAGGCGCCGTTCGACGTCACCCATGGCGAGAAGACGGTGACGGTGACGCGCTGGATGCACGGCATCGAGGCGCCGCCGTTCTGGGCCAAGCAACTCGGCAAGTCCGGCCTGGTCGACCGCTGGCAGATCATCCGCTTCGAGGCGCCGTGCACCATTGCCATCGACGTCGGCGTCGCGCCGGCCGGCACCGGCGCGCCAGAAGGCGACCGCTCGCAGGGCGTCAACGGCTTTGTGCTCAACACCGTCACGCCGGAGACCGAGAAGACCTGCCACTATTTCTGGGCCTTCGTCCGCAATTATCAGCTCGGCGAGCAGCGCATCACCACCGAGATCCGCGAAGGCGTCTCCGGCATCTTCCACGAAGACGAGCTGATCCTCGAGGCGCAGCAGCGCGCGATGGACGAGAATCCGGATCGCGTCTTCTACAACCTCAATATCGACGCCGGCGCGATGTGGACGCGCAAGCTGATCGACAAGCTGGTCGCGAAGGAAAACACCCCTCAGCATCTCCAGGCCGCGGAGTAG